CTTAGAGCAGTATTGGGACCCTCTGTCAGAGTGATGGGTAAGGGTTTGCCCGCTGTAACTGCGGACATCCAGGGCCATCTGTAAGGCCGCTATAGGCCCCAGCGCCAGCATATCCAGGCGGAAACAATAACCCATGATCTTACGTGAAAATGCATCTGTTATCAGTGACAGGTAGCCCCATTGGTTTTGCACCCGAATGTAAGTTATATCGCTTACCCAAAGTTCCTCCGGCCGTATAATATGCATTTCCTTTACCAGGTTGGCGTACTTATGCATCCAGTGCCGGGAATCGGTGGTGATTGCTTTTCGTTTACGCTGCCTGATCAGCAGCTTATGAGCGTCAAGCAAGTCAAACAGGTAGTCCCTGCCGATTTCTATATGATGAGAAGCCAGTTGCGGCTTAAGCAGATAAAGCATCTTTCTTGTCCCTAACCGGGGTAAAGGCTTCCTTATTTCATGAACAAGCTGCAGGATAATTTCCTCTTTGATAGAGTCATCCTGGTTTCTCCATAAGTGATCATAGTGCGCATGGCGGGTTTTGCCAAACAGTCCGCATAGAAACGCCCAGCTTAAATGCGCGTAATCCTGCTTCATTATCATGACTGCCTGGCCCCAGCTTTTTTTCTGATCTTGATCTTAAACTGATCCTCTGCTACATCAATAAGGGTATTTAAGGCACTGATCTTTAGCTGTGCATATTCCAAAGCCTTTTTTAAAGCTTCCGTTTCCGGGTCCGGCACACCAGACTGCCCTTCAGCTTTATCCTTCATCTCAAACTTTTCATGAACCGCAAGTTCGGCATTTTCTTTCAACGAGGCCTTAAGCCATTTATTTAACGTTTCTCCACTTAGTCCGTATGACTTCCTCGCTGCATAAGGTTTCAGAATGCCTTGCTCAACCTGGCGGACGACGGATCTTTTTTCTATGTCGCTTAAATGATATCCCCGCTGTTTTTCCTGGTACTCTTTCGAGCCGCGGTCGCGCATCCATTTACTCAGAGATGCCCGCGACATGCCATACTGATAGGCTATCACGCTCCGCGGAGTCCCTGATTCTATCAATTTTATGATCTCATTCCGTAGGCTGCTTTCAAAGTGACATCGCTTAGTAAGGCGAATCTGACTCGCTTTTTGTTCCGATTCTTCTTTCATACACTTTCTTTTAGTGTATAGTTATTTCAGGACGAGTCAGTTTGCCCAGTCTTCCTACCCCTTCAGAGGTTCAGGGCCCATCCAGTTTTTTCCATCTACGAAGCGGGAAATCATCATGGCAGCCACGGTATCGCCGGTCGCATTTAGCAGGGTAGCCATGGGGTCAACCAATGTGCCAATGATCATAGCGGGCGGCAAGGCTTCGGGCGGAAAGCCGTAGGCCGATATAAACAACAATTCGCCTATATAACCGCCGTTGGGTATGCCGCCTTCAACCAGGCTTACCAGTACTGTTAAAGCCAGCGCTACCACAATGGTTTGTACGTTATTAAAGCTATTGCCGAAGAGTGCAAACACCACCGCCATTTTCACAATTGAGGATATGCTCGAGCCATCCTTGTGCAGGGTGCCGCCCAGCGGAATAGTTACATTGGCGATAACATCCCGGATGCCCATTTTTTTTGCGGCATCAAGGTTAGCCGGAATAGTTGCAATGCTGCTGCATGTGCCCACAGCTGTAGCCGATGGGATAATGTTATTTTTCCAATACCTTTTTACCGCACCTACGCCGCCCGCTATGAAAGCGTAAAGGCTAAATATGGCAACAAAATAAAACGCGCCCACACCATAGTACAAAGCCATCGAACGGGCGTAGCCCCCAAATAGCTGCGGGCCGAACACGCCCACCTGGTAGGCAAAATAAGCCCCTAACCCAATAGGCCCCAGTTTCATGATCAGGATAAAAATGTTTTTAAACACCTCGTTACCGCTATGCAAAAAGCGGGTGAACGCAGCACCCTTTTCGCCGGCATTAAGGGTGGCAAAGCCAATAAGTACCGAAAATATGATCATGGCCATCATGCTTTTGCGCGATAACAACTGGTAAAATTCGCTGGTGGTAAATAGGTTGGTGAGCTGGTCGCCCAAAGGTTTTTTGTCAATGGCTTCCGTAATGGGGTTGGCCACCAAATGCTGATGAATGGGGAAGATCCAGATAGCAATAATAGTTACTATGGCCGCTATCAGTACAGTACCCAAAAATACCAGCGAGGTTACTCCTAATAACTTCCCCAGCTTATTTGTGGCATCCAACCCGGCAATGGCCGATGCGATGGCAAAGAAAACCAGGGGCACCACTGCAGTGAATAACAGGTTCAGGAAAATATCGCCTATGGGTTTAATAATACTTACCTTATCGCCTAAAAAAATGCCGGCAATACTGCCAACCATAATACCCGCCATCAGCAATATGATGCCCTTGTAGTTTTTGAACCAATCATTCATGTAGCTAATATAGTTTTTTACACGTATAACGGATGCATGTGATACACTACCGGGCGAACAAAAACTTAGCGCCATGTATTTATGCCGTTTTGAAATTTGCCTGGTAACACATTTTATTATATTAGCAGCCAATTTATAACCAATGCAGATTGATAAGGCCGGGGAATTTATCCTGGATAAAATAAAACGCGAACTCCCGGTACATTTTTACTACCACAATGCAACCCATGCGCAGGATGTATACAATGCTGCTAAACAGTTAGCTTTAGGTGAAGGTATCGATTTAGCAGAAACTACTTTGCTGCTTACAGCCGCCCTGTTTCATGATTCGGGCTTTTTGTGCGGGGTAGATGATCATGAAAGCAACTCCTGTAAAATAGCCCGTAAGCATCTGCCGGCCTTTAATTATACGGAGGCCCAGATAGCCGTTGTTTGCGATATCATTATGGCTACCAAAATACCCCAGAAACCGCATAACAAGCTTGGCGAAATTATTTGTGATGCCGATTTGGATTATTTAGGGCGGAATGATTTTTTTATCCTTAGTAAAAGGTTATTTTCGGAACTTGAAATAACCCATAAACTGAAAACAGAACAGGAGTGGGATAAACAGCAGGTAAGCTTTCTGAAAAGCCACCGCTATTTCACCAAAACAGCTATCGGTTTACGGGCAGCTGAAAAAGAAAAGCACCTGTGTACAATAACTGAAAGATTAATATAAAGTACTATACATGACTAAACCGGAACATAGTTTATCTGAAATAATTAAGGATGTAGTAACCGTAATTATCGGGATTTTATTTTGCGGATTTGCCCTGAAAGGTTTTTTGGTGCCTAACCAATTTTTTGATGGAGGCGTAACAGGTATATCCCTGCTGATTCATGAGCTTTATCACATCAATATCGCTTTTGTGATTATAGCTGCCAATATTCCGTTCATCATTATGGGAATGTTCCAGGTGAACAGGTCTTTTGCGCTCAAAACTTTTGCCTGCGTAATAGGGCTTGGGGTTTGCTTGTTGTATGTACCTTATCCGGTTATTACATCCGATAAGCTATTGGTATCCATATTCGGCGGTGTGTTTATGGGCCTGGGTGTTGGCCTTTCCATTCGTGGCGGCTGTGCGTTAGATGGGATTGAGATATTGGCGCTTTACACCTTAAAGCGCAGTAGTTTTACTATCAGCGAGATTATTTTAGGCATCAACATTATTATATTTTTAATAGCTGCGTTTGAACTTGGCCTGCCAACCGCATTATACTCCATTTTAACCTACTACACCGCATCGCGCACCATTAGCTTTGTAATTGACGGGCTGGAAGAATACACGGCGGTAAACATCATATCCGGCCAAAGCGAGATCATCAAACAAAAACTGGTTATGGAACTGGGCCGGGGTATTACCATTTACAAAGGCGAGCGCGGCTTTCTAAAAGAAAGCTTTGATGTTCACCAGCCTGTCGATATCATTTTCACCGTAATAACTCGCTTCGAGGTACGCCGCCTCAAAAACCTGGTGCACAGCATTGATCCCAAAGCATTCGTATTTACCAACAGCATCAAAGAAGCTGCAGGTGGGGTGTTAAAGAAAAGGGTTAGGGAGCATTGATTTTAAGTATCAAGTCGCAAGTATCAAGTATCAAGATTTTTTGAGGATAAATGCCGTTTGCAGAAGCGGTCTTGATACTATGTACTTGATACTTGCTACTAACTCACTACTTCATAAATCTCCACCGGTTTCGCTTTGTTCTTCAACGTTACTTCGCCAATTTTTTTGAGCTCGAAGGATTCTTTGGCTTTTTGGTAAACTTCTTCGGTAACCACAATCTGGTTGGCTTTGGCTACACCCTGCAGGCGCTGGGCCAGGTTTACGGCATCACCTATTACGGTATAATCAAGGCGTTTCAGGGAGGCAGAACCAATGTTGCCTGATATCATTTCGCCCGAGTTTATGCCGATGGATACATCGGGTTTAAAAGTTTTATCGCCGTAAACTATAGTCTCGGTGCTGTGCATTTTTTCGCGCACGGCAAGGGCGGCATCTATGGCACGGTCTAGGTGGTACTCCCCGCGGAATACCGCCATAACGGCATCGCCCATAAATTTATCTATGTGGCCGGTTTGGGCAATAATTTCCTGCACCATCATGTCAAAAAGCTTGTTAATTAAACTAACAACGGCGTTGGCGGGTACATGTTCGGATATGGCCGTAAAGCCGCATATGTCGATGAATAAAACAGTGGCGTCAACAGTTTCGTTGCTCAGCAGGCTTGTTTCAAACTCCTTATGGGTCATAAAGTTAAGCACATTCTCATCAACATACATTCTCAGAATGTTATTTTCTTTGATGGCCTGCATGGTTTTTTTCAACTCCAGCACATGCATCAAAGTTTTTTCGATGGTAATATCCAGGTCGTCAAAATTTACCGGTTTAACCACAAAGTCAAACGCGCCGCGGTTCATGGCCGTGCGGATGTTATCCATATCGCTGTAGGCCGATACCATTACAGCTTTTAATATAGGGTTGGCCTCGGGCAGTTTGGTAAGCAGGGTAAGGCCGTCCATTTCGGGCATATTGATATCACTCAAAATCATATCAATCTCCGGGTCTTCGGCAAGTTTGGTTAATGCTTCAAAACCGTTGTGGGCGAATACAAAATCATATACTTTTTCACGGATCTTTTTCCTGAATTTTTGTTTTATCAATAATTCCAGGTCCAATTCATCATCAACCACCAGTATTTTGGCCATTATTGTTCTATGTGTTTTAGTTTTTCTTTTAAATTATTAAAATCAAGGGGCTTGGTTAAAAAGTCATTAGCACCCAACTCCATCGATTTTTGATAGTTTTCCTCATCGCCATAGGCAGTAATCATCATGACCACCGGTGGTGGTTTCTCATAGGTGTGCCTTATCTTGTCAAGCAATTCTAACCCCGTCATGCCGGGCATATTGATGTCGGATAATATCAGGATCACTTCAGAGTGGTTAACCGCCAAAAACGACATGGCTTCCTCGCCCGATTGCGCGAAATTAAATTCGATTTCGCCATTTTTTATCTCTTTGCGAAAGCGTTGCAAAAACAGTGGTTGTACATCAGCCTCGTCATCAACAACAAGTATTTTCATAGTTTTATTCTCGTTTCAAATTTAGGTTTTGTATTGATTTAATAGGCAGCTAAAACGCGATTATCGCGGCTGTTTTGCCATTAATTGGCTTTTACATCCGGAATAGTGATCACAAACTTAGCAAACTCGCCCTCCGCAGTCTCTACCTTTAAATCGCCGCCATGGCCTTTGGTAATGATATCATAACTCATAGACAGGCCTAACCCCGTTCCCTGGCCCGTTGGTTTGGTGGTAAAAAAGGGCTGGTATATTTTGTCCAATACCTTTTGAGGGATGCCCGTTCCGTTATCGCTTACGGTAATTTCAACGGCGTTTGGTAATTTTTTGGTAACCACCGTTACAGTGGGCTCATAGCCGGCAATGTTTTGCTTTTTCTTTTCGGCCACCGAGTAAAAGGAGTTGTTAAACAGATTTAAAAGTACCCGGCCCAGATCTTGTGGAATGGCTTCAATTTTACCAATGTTTTCATCGAAACTGGTTTTCATGCCAGCGTTAAACATTTTGTCTTTGGCCCGTAAACCATGGTAGCTTAAGCGCAGGTATTCATCGGCAAGCGCATTAATATCGGTTGGTTCTTTTTTACCTGTAGTGGTACGCGAGTGCTGCAGCATCCCTTTTACTATGGCGTCGGCACGTTTGCCATGCTGGTTTATTTTGGTTAGGTTTTGGGTAATATCGTTTATAATATCATCCGCTTCCTGTTTAATATCGTCGGGCAGCTTGCTTAATACCTCATCTTTAAGTTCATCCAGCAATTCGATACTCACTTCGCTAAAGTTGTTTACAAAATTAAGCGGGTTTTGAATTTCATGGGCTATACCGGCCGTAAGCTCGCCCAGCGATGCCATTTTTTCCTGCTGTACCAGTTGTGCCTGGGTGCTTCTCAGTTCGGATAGGGCGTGTTGCAGTTCTTCCTTCTGGTTGGTTAGTTCGGCGGTACGTTGCTTTACTTCGCTTTCCAGGTTAACTTTCATGGCGGCCATCATGCGGTTCTGCTCTTCTTCATTGCGGCGCTTTATTCGTTCTGTTTCAAGCGCTTTGGCTTGCTTGCGGTTTATCCACCACATGGCAAAAAGCCAGAGCACGGTAAAGCCTACCGAGTTTTCAAAAAGGTCGTTATGCTTGTCATAAAAGCCGGATGCAACCAGCCGTACCAGGTCGCTAAAAATTACGGCCACCGCAAATGGCAGCACCCAATTGATAATAGAGCGATTTGCCTTAAACTCTTCTCTTGTAAACGGTAGGGATATAAGCCATGCTAAAAGAATATGCCCAAACCACCTGATCAGCCCTTCTTTTTCAAGAAAAATGCTTCCCATCATTACGGCCACAGCGCCGTATAATACATACAAAAGGTATTTATCCCATTCGCTAACGATGCCCCGGTCTTTTAAACTTTTGCGTAGTTGGGTTGTAAGAAATATGGTTACAGCAGGTTCTATTCCTATCATAGAGAATCAAATTTTCAGTTTGCGCCCGATGTTTAGGCAAACAGTTTTAAAACTAATATTTTATTTGCATTAATCAACATTTAATAGCGAAATCAGCCATATCGCTACATCACCAGGCTGTTTTTTTTATATGATCCGGGTGTTTGCCCGGTAATATTCCTGAACACCCTCGAAAAATAGGCGAGGCTCTCAAAACCCGTTTCGGCGGCTATTTCATAAAAAGGCATACTGGTTGTGGTAAGCAACAATTGCGCGCGTTCAATGCGTTTTGATTGAATGTAGGTTAAGGGCCGCTCGCCGGTATTTTCAAAAAACAGGCGCGAAAAATAATCGGCATTATGGTTGGCGCGTTTGGCCAGCTGGGCAACCGTAATGTTTTGGTGCAGGTTGGTTTGTATATAATTGATAGCATCAGATATTTTGGAGTGGATGATGCTTTTATCTTCCATCAAGAAAACATCCGGTTTTAAAAACATCGATACCAATTGCAAAAGCAAACCATAGGTTTCCATATAAGCCGATGCATGCATCAGCTGGTTCAATTCCTCGAAGTTTTTTTGCACAGGCCGCTTCTCGTAAACTTTCGGATTGTAGGATATATACAAACTCCGGTTAGGGTTTAATTGCAGTATGCGTTTAAAACATGCCAGCGCATTATCGGCGGCTTTTAACTTAAATATTTTACGGTTTGATGAAAACAGCGAGGCGCCGTCAACAGATTCCTCGGCAAAGCAGATATAATACTGGCTTAAATAGTTGTCGCAATAATAATTGCAGGTGGTAAAACTCGGCACCAGGTATATATAGTCTGGCTCCAGTTTAATGCTGCTATCGGCATTATATAGCACGCCTTCTCCGCCGTCGATATAATACAGCCGGTAAAATGTACTGGTAACATTTTTGTAGTTCCAGTTTTTGTTTAGTTCTACATGGTCAATATTCAGTAAATTGAATGTTGATCTTAAAATGCTTTTGTTCATACCTATAAGGGAATGCAATTTAATAAATTAATCGTCAGATTAACCCAAAAAAGTCGGATTTGTGCAAATTGATGTGGCCTTTGTGAAATTTTTAATCCCTGGCTCCGCGTAGATTTATCCAGATTATCAAACCTGATAAATTGTATGATGCTGAGGTCTTTTTTAGTAACGCTGAGTGCCGTAATGGTAACAGGCAGCGGGTTGTTTTTTTATTCATCGGCTGTCGACTTGCCCGCTGATGTACAAAAAGCATACGATGCCTTGCCGCCAACGGTTGATTATAACATTGATGTAAAGCCCATACTATCCAATAAGTGCTTTGCCTGCCATGGCCCCGATAAAAACAAGCAAAAGGCCGGTTTACGGCTGGACATAGCTGCAAATGCCTACGCCGAAGTACCCGATGATATAGGCGTTGTTGCCATTAAACCCGGCGACTTGCAACATAGCGAGGTGGTAAAACGCATTTTATCAACCGATTCAACCTACCTGATGCCCGCGCCCGAATCGCACCATACGTTGTCGGCTTATGAAAAAGCTGTCATTATAAAATGGATAAAAACCGGAGCTGTATATAAACCCCATTGGGCCTTTGTAAAACCTGTGAAGGCGGCCGTTCCCGTGGTTGAAGGCGCTGTGAATAACCCTATTGATAACTTTGTGCTGGCCAGGCTTAAGCGGCAAAACCTGCTGCCATCCAAAGAAGCTGATAAAGAATTGCTGTTGCGCAGGCTTTCGCTCGACCTTACCGGCCTGCCGCCAACGCTGAAAGAGATTGATGATTTTTTAAAAGATGCATCGCCTAATGCCTATGAAAAACAGGTAGACCGCCTGTTGGCATCGCCCCATTATGGCGAAAAAATGGCGGTGGATTGGCTGGATGCCGCCCGTTTTGCCGATTCGCATGGGTACACGGTAGATAGGATAAGGGATATGTCGCCCTACCGCGATTGGGTGATCAAGGCTTTTAACAGCAACTTTAGCTACGATAAATTCATCCAGTGGCAATTGGCAGGCGATTTGATGCCGCACCCAACAAAAGATATGATCATTGCTACCGCCTTTAACCGCAATCACCAGCAAAATATGGAAGGCGGCGTTGTTGAGGAGGAATACCAAACCGAATATGTGATTGACCGTACCAATACCTTTGGCAGCGCGGTATTAGGCATGACCGTAGGCTGCGCCAAATGCCATGACCATAAGTTTGACCCGATATCGCAAAAGAATTACTACCAGTTGTTCAGCTTTTTTAATAACGTAAAAGAGGCCGGGCAAATATCCTGGGACGATGCTTTGCCAACGCCAACTTTGATGCTGCCAACGGCTCAAAAAGAAAAAATACTTACTTTTATTAATGACAACATCGCGCAGCAAAAAAACACGATAGCCCAAACAGAAAGTAAGGCTACTGCTGAGTTTGATAAATGGCTTGCCAATGGCGAATATAAAAAACTGGCCACTGAAAAAATCCCGGCTAATGGCTTACAGGCCAGTTTTAATTTTGATAAGGGCGACCTGGCAAGCAGCGTAAACCCTAAAGATATGGGCACTATGAAACGCGAAGGCGGCCAGGCCGGCGATGCACCTTTATTTGAGGCTAAGGGCGATGGCAAGGCATTGGCTTTGAATGGTGATACCTGGCTGGATTTAAATAAGATTGGCGTCTTCCGCAAATCGCAGCCCTTTAGCATCGGTATTTGGGTTAACATTCCTAAACAGTTAAGCGAAGGTGTTATTTTTCATAAAGGCAATTCCGAACGGCTGTACAATTTTAGGGGCTATCATTTATACCTCAAAAATAATAAGCTGGAACTCAACATGGCCCACACCGGGCCTTCAAATGCAATAACCCTGGTTACGGTTGATGACGTGCCTCGCGACAGGTGGATGCAGCTTACGGCAACCTATGATGGATCGGCAAAGGCGGATGGTTTTAAACTGTACCTGGATGGCAGCGAAATGAAAATGGAAACCACCATGGATCAGCTTACCAAGGATATTTTATTTATGGGCGATAGCCAGCCCGGGTTACAGGTTGGCGCCTGGGAACGAGGGCGTGGTTTTAAAGATGGAAAGGTAGACGATGTTGTAGTATACAACCGGACCCTTACCGCTTTCGAGGTGAAAATACTGGCGCAAAAGGATAGCTGGCAGCAGGTGGCTGCAAAAAGCAAGGATGCCCTGGGTGCCGATGATATTGGTAAGCTAAAAGCCTACTATGTTACCGCCGTTGACCCGCTGATGCTGGCCGAAACAAAAAAGTTAACCGCTTTGCGCACCACTTTATCAGATTCGACCGAAAATGTGGCCGAGTTGATGGTAATGCAGGAAATGGCTAAGCCTAAAAACTCATACCTGCTTAACCGCGGCAATTACGATATGCCTGGCGAACAGGTTTTTCCCAACACGCCCGAAGCTATACTGCCATTTGCGGCCGATTTGCCTAAAAACAGGTACGGCTTAGCACAATGGGCTACAAATACCGATAATCCGCTGGTAGCAAGGGTAGCGGTAAACCGTTTGTGGCAAAACTTTTTTGGAACCGGGCTGGTGAAAACCAGCGAAGATTTTGGCAACCAGGGCGAAATGCCCAGCCACCCCGAACTGCTGGACTGGCTGGCTACAACCTTTGTTGAGCAGGGCTGGGATATGAAAGCTTTGAACAAACTGATCGTGATGTCGGCTACGTACCGCCAGGATTCGCGGCCGACTAAAGAGGCTGCTGAAAAAGATCCCGAAAATCGTTACCTGTCGCACGGCCCGGCGTACCGGATGCCTGCCGAGATGATTCGCGACAATGCCTTATTTGCCAGCGGGTTGTTAAATACCCAAATAGGCGGCAAAAGTATAAAACCATACCAGCCTGCCGGTTTATGGGAAATTAATAATACCACTTACACACCGGATACCGGGAAGGCGGTGTACAGGCGCAGTTTGTACGTTATTGTAAAGCGATCTGTCCCCAACCCAACGCTTGCTACGTTTGACGCGCCATCGCGCAGCTATTGTATTATCCGCAGGCAAAAAACCAATACGCCATTGCAGGCTTTGGTAACCCTGAACGACCCTACGTTTGTGGAGGCCGCCAAAGTTTTGGGCGAACAAATGGCCCGAAATGCTGATGGTAAGCAAGCTATAACTACTGCCTACCGCAAACTAACCAGCCGAAGCCCGACGCCAGATGAAGTAAGCCTGTTGATGGCCCTGCAACAGGTAGAACTCAAGAAGTTTAAAACACACCCCGAGAAACAAAAGGGCTGGCTTACCGCCGGCCAGTACCGGGTAGATAAAAAGCTGGATGGCGCTTTAATAGCCGCCAATACCGTAGTGGCCAGCGCCATTTTAAATTCAGATGCATCATTAACCAAAAGATAAAATATCCATGTCAGATTTTCACCATGATGAGGAATTCAGGCTGCATACGCCGGAGTTTAATGAGCTTCACCGGAAGATGGACAGGCGCAATTTTTTAACCAAAGCTTCACTGGGTTTGGGCGCGCTGGCCGTTGGATCGTTGTTTGGCAACAGTGTTTTTGGCAGCCCGCTTAAACGCCCGGGCAGCCTGGAGGATGATATTTTGAGTGCCCTGCCGCAAATTGCACCGAAGGCCAAAAGGGTAGTATACCTGTTCCAGGCGGGCGGGCCATCGCAATTTGAAACTTTTGATTATAAGCCTAAACTGGCTGCCATGCTTGGCCAAAACCTGCCCGATTCGGTGAGGCAGGGGCAAAGGCTTACCGGCATGAGCGCCAACCAGAGTGTGCTGCCGCTGGCACCATCATTTTGTAAATTTAACCGGCACGGCCAAAGCCAAACCTGGATGAGCGAATTGATGCCCTTTACCGCCCAGGTGGTAGATGAACTGTGTATTGTAAAATCGTTGTACTCCGAAGCAATAAACCACGATCCGGCTATAACTTTCCTGCAAACGGGAAACCAGCTGCCGGGCAGGCCATCTATAGGCTCCTGGATTAGCTACGGTTTAGGGTCGGATAATCAAAACCTGCCTACTTTTATTGTACTGGTCTCAAAAAACGCCCCTAAAGACCAGCCTTTGTACGCCCGGCTATGGGGTAACGGTTTCCTGCCATCCAAATTCCAGGGGGTGCAGTTTGGTTCGGGTAAAGACCCTGTTTTGTTCCTGAATAACCCCGAAGGTTATGATGGGGCAGATAGAAAGGAAATGCTGGAATACCTGTCTAAACTAAACAACCTGCAAAACGCCGCCTATGCCGATCCTGAAGTTGATGCCCGCATAGCCCAGTATGAAATGGCTGCACGCATGCAAACATCGGTGCCCGAGGTGATGAGCACCGCCAACGAACCCAAAGAAATTTTTGACATGTACGGCCCCGATAGTAAAGACCCCGGTACCTATGCCGCCAATTGCCTGCTTGCGCGAAAACTGTTGGAAAAAGATGTGAAGTTTGTGCAGCTATACCACCAGGGCTGGGATCAGCATAGTAACCTGCCATCGGGTATAGCCGGCCAATGTAAGGCTACCGACCAGGCTACCGCTGCATTAATCAAAGACCTGAAACAACGCGGCATGCTGGACGATACCCTGGTGATATGGGGCGGCGAATTTGGCCGCACCGCATACTCGCAGGGCAAGCTAACTGCCGATAATTACGGCCGCGATCATCACCCGCGCTGCTTTACCATGTGGATGGCCGGTGCCGGCGTAAAACACGGCATCAGCTATGGCGAAACGGATGATTTTAGCTACAATATTGTAAAAGACCCGGTGCATGTACACGATTTTCAGGCCACACTGCTGCACCTGATGGGTATCAACCACGAATTGCTTACCTACCAGTTCCAGGGCCGCCGTTTCAGGCTTACCGATGTGGAGGGAAAAGTGGTGAGGGATATTTTGAGTTAGTATCATTTTTAGTAGTAAGTAGTAAGTATCAAGTAGTAAGATTTTAGAAGGGTGAAGCCGCTGCCGCGAGCTTCCAGCTCGTGGTTAATCATGTTTGCAGCTTTCAGCTGCATTTGGTTGATTGTTTTTCTATCAGCTACAAGATCAGCATATCGAGATTAACAATAAAGCGATAGAAGTTTGCGCCGCTTCCGCGAGCTTCCAGCTCGTGGTTAATCATGTTTGCAGCTATCAGCTACATTTGGTTGGATTGTTTTCTATCAGCTACAAGATCAGCATATCGAGATTAGCAATAAAGCGATAGAAGTTTGCGTCCTAAATTCGGCTGAAAGCTGAAACTATATAGCCCACGGGCTGAAAGCCCGCGGGAGCTGGGGTTTTGTTGATTATGTAATATTTGATAATTAGCAGGTATATTTTATTTGTACATACAAATAAGAAATCAGATATTAGAACTTGTTTTAACCAATTGAGCAATGATAAAGCCAACCGCATTAAGAAGCTGTTCGGATACTTGATACTAACTACTTGATACTATTTTATTAACCAGATAAGCACCTATTGAAAAAGTCGACTGCGTTCCGCAGCTGTCTTGATACTTGATACTTACTACTTGATACTATTACATTATGGAAAGAAGGAATTTTATAAAAAACTCGGCCATC
The genomic region above belongs to Mucilaginibacter sp. KACC 22773 and contains:
- a CDS encoding IS3 family transposase — its product is MKQDYAHLSWAFLCGLFGKTRHAHYDHLWRNQDDSIKEEIILQLVHEIRKPLPRLGTRKMLYLLKPQLASHHIEIGRDYLFDLLDAHKLLIRQRKRKAITTDSRHWMHKYANLVKEMHIIRPEELWVSDITYIRVQNQWGYLSLITDAFSRKIMGYCFRLDMLALGPIAALQMALDVRSYSGQTLTHHSDRGSQYCSKDYVELLGNETISISMTERGDPYENALAERMNGIIKGEFDLYISPVNFEQTYKKIDSSIKAYNELRPHGSCDYLTPCQAHEQGDVLKKRWKEYPGKWEKEKPLAIPA
- a CDS encoding dicarboxylate/amino acid:cation symporter codes for the protein MNDWFKNYKGIILLMAGIMVGSIAGIFLGDKVSIIKPIGDIFLNLLFTAVVPLVFFAIASAIAGLDATNKLGKLLGVTSLVFLGTVLIAAIVTIIAIWIFPIHQHLVANPITEAIDKKPLGDQLTNLFTTSEFYQLLSRKSMMAMIIFSVLIGFATLNAGEKGAAFTRFLHSGNEVFKNIFILIMKLGPIGLGAYFAYQVGVFGPQLFGGYARSMALYYGVGAFYFVAIFSLYAFIAGGVGAVKRYWKNNIIPSATAVGTCSSIATIPANLDAAKKMGIRDVIANVTIPLGGTLHKDGSSISSIVKMAVVFALFGNSFNNVQTIVVALALTVLVSLVEGGIPNGGYIGELLFISAYGFPPEALPPAMIIGTLVDPMATLLNATGDTVAAMMISRFVDGKNWMGPEPLKG
- a CDS encoding HD domain-containing protein; its protein translation is MQIDKAGEFILDKIKRELPVHFYYHNATHAQDVYNAAKQLALGEGIDLAETTLLLTAALFHDSGFLCGVDDHESNSCKIARKHLPAFNYTEAQIAVVCDIIMATKIPQKPHNKLGEIICDADLDYLGRNDFFILSKRLFSELEITHKLKTEQEWDKQQVSFLKSHRYFTKTAIGLRAAEKEKHLCTITERLI
- a CDS encoding YitT family protein, with protein sequence MTKPEHSLSEIIKDVVTVIIGILFCGFALKGFLVPNQFFDGGVTGISLLIHELYHINIAFVIIAANIPFIIMGMFQVNRSFALKTFACVIGLGVCLLYVPYPVITSDKLLVSIFGGVFMGLGVGLSIRGGCALDGIEILALYTLKRSSFTISEIILGINIIIFLIAAFELGLPTALYSILTYYTASRTISFVIDGLEEYTAVNIISGQSEIIKQKLVMELGRGITIYKGERGFLKESFDVHQPVDIIFTVITRFEVRRLKNLVHSIDPKAFVFTNSIKEAAGGVLKKRVREH
- a CDS encoding adenylate/guanylate cyclase domain-containing protein, producing MAKILVVDDELDLELLIKQKFRKKIREKVYDFVFAHNGFEALTKLAEDPEIDMILSDINMPEMDGLTLLTKLPEANPILKAVMVSAYSDMDNIRTAMNRGAFDFVVKPVNFDDLDITIEKTLMHVLELKKTMQAIKENNILRMYVDENVLNFMTHKEFETSLLSNETVDATVLFIDICGFTAISEHVPANAVVSLINKLFDMMVQEIIAQTGHIDKFMGDAVMAVFRGEYHLDRAIDAALAVREKMHSTETIVYGDKTFKPDVSIGINSGEMISGNIGSASLKRLDYTVIGDAVNLAQRLQGVAKANQIVVTEEVYQKAKESFELKKIGEVTLKNKAKPVEIYEVVS
- a CDS encoding response regulator, which codes for MKILVVDDEADVQPLFLQRFRKEIKNGEIEFNFAQSGEEAMSFLAVNHSEVILILSDINMPGMTGLELLDKIRHTYEKPPPVVMMITAYGDEENYQKSMELGANDFLTKPLDFNNLKEKLKHIEQ
- a CDS encoding sensor histidine kinase, which produces MIGIEPAVTIFLTTQLRKSLKDRGIVSEWDKYLLYVLYGAVAVMMGSIFLEKEGLIRWFGHILLAWLISLPFTREEFKANRSIINWVLPFAVAVIFSDLVRLVASGFYDKHNDLFENSVGFTVLWLFAMWWINRKQAKALETERIKRRNEEEQNRMMAAMKVNLESEVKQRTAELTNQKEELQHALSELRSTQAQLVQQEKMASLGELTAGIAHEIQNPLNFVNNFSEVSIELLDELKDEVLSKLPDDIKQEADDIINDITQNLTKINQHGKRADAIVKGMLQHSRTTTGKKEPTDINALADEYLRLSYHGLRAKDKMFNAGMKTSFDENIGKIEAIPQDLGRVLLNLFNNSFYSVAEKKKQNIAGYEPTVTVVTKKLPNAVEITVSDNGTGIPQKVLDKIYQPFFTTKPTGQGTGLGLSMSYDIITKGHGGDLKVETAEGEFAKFVITIPDVKAN